From the genome of Vicia villosa cultivar HV-30 ecotype Madison, WI unplaced genomic scaffold, Vvil1.0 ctg.000029F_1_1_2_unsc, whole genome shotgun sequence, one region includes:
- the LOC131622355 gene encoding triose phosphate/phosphate translocator, non-green plastid, chloroplastic-like, with protein sequence MQVTLSPLTPSLSLYKSRSSLSSLPSFNPILNPSISSSSSSFPSCTPIVSSSFSSKFISLTPLHSSNNNTFHTKASVTAAADSSSSSSSSSLFKTLELGVLFCLWFSFNIYFNIYNKQVLKVYHLPVTITAFQFAIGTLLVTFMWGLNLYKRPKITSSQLLAIFPLALVHTLGNLFTNMSLGKVAVSFTHTVKSMEPFFSVLMSSMFLGEMPTAWVVASLVPIAGGVALASATEASFNWIGFLSAMASNLTNQSRNVLSKKLMVSKEESMDNITLFSIITVMSFFLSVPLTIFMEGVKFTPAYLQSAGLDVQQVYIRSLLAALCFHAYQQVSYMILERVSPVTHSVANCVKRVIVIVSSVIFFQTPVSPINALGTGIALSGVFLYSRVKGIKPKTE encoded by the exons ATGCAGGTCACTCTTTCACCTCTCACCCCTTCCCTCTCTCTCTACAAATCTCGCTCTTCTCTCTCCTCTCTTCCCTCATTCAATCCCATTCTCAACCCTtctatctcttcttcttcctcttccttccCGTCATGCACACCAAtcgtttcttcttctttttcttccaaaTTCATCTCCCTGACACCCCTCCATTCCTCCAACAACAACACCTTTCACACCAAAGCAAGCGTCACCGCCGCCGcagactcctcctcctcctcctccagcAGCAGCCTCTTCAAAACTCTAGAGCTCGGCGTCCTCTTTTGTCTCTGGTTCTCCTTCAACATATACTTCAATATCTACAACAAACAGGTCTTGAAGGTTTACCATTTACCTGTAACTATCACGGCTTTTCAATTTGCCATTGGAACACTCCTTGTAACATTCATGTGGGGTCTTAACCTATATAAAAGACCAAAAATCACTTCTTCACAG CTTTTAGCAATATTTCCATTGGCTTTGGTACATACATTAGGGAACCTTTTCACAAACATGAGCCTTGGAAAAGTTGCTGTTTCTTTTACTCATACTGTCAAATCAATGGAGCCTTTCTTTTCTGTCCTTATGTCTTCTATGTTCCTTGGAGAG ATGCCTACAGCATGGGTGGTTGCTTCCCTTGTGCCTATTGCAGGTGGAGTGGCGCTGGCGTCTGCTACAGAGGCCTCGTTCAATTG GATTGGGTTTTTGAGTGCTATGGCTTCCAATTTGACAAATCAATCTCGTAATGTTCTTAGCAAAAAACTCATGGTTAGCAAGGAG GAATCCATGGACAACATAACACTCTTCTCAATAATAACAGTCATGTCGTTCTTCCTATCAGTACCTCTAACTATCTTCATGGAGGGTGTCAAATTTACCCCTGCTTACCTGCAATCCGCA GGATTAGATGTTCAACAAGTATATATTAGATCTCTTCTCGCTGCACTGTGTTTCCACGCGTATCAGCAA GTTTCTTATATGATACTGGAGAGAGTATCACCTGTTACTCATTCAGTAGCAAACTGCGTGAAGCGAGTGATTGTAATTGTGAGCTCTGTCATTTTTTTCCAAACACCAGTCTCACCGATTAACGCATTAG GAACTGGTATAGCTCTTTCTGGTGTTTTTCTATATTCCAGGGTGAAGGGAATTAAGCCAAAGACAGAATAA